From Oceanispirochaeta sp.:
ACCCCTGGCCAGATCCCGACCTCTATGATTACTCAGCCCTTCCCGGCCTGATAGACCAGTGCGGAGGACGGGCGATCTGCTGCGGTTACTGGGCCCTGTTCACCTTCCACAACTACCTCCGGGGATTGGAGAATTCCCTGATGGACCCGGTGCTGGAACCGGAAATGACCCGGTATATCCTGGGGCGCCTGTCGGATTTTTTTTATGAATACCACAGACGCTGTTTTGAGGCAGGAGAAGGCCGGATTGACTTCACACAGGTCACAGATGACTGGGGTTCTCAGACCGGTTTGCTGACCAGCCCAGAGATCTTCAGAGAATTTTATAAAAAGGACATGCAGAGAGGCATTGATTTGGCGAAATCATTCAATATCAAGGTGTTTCAC
This genomic window contains:
- a CDS encoding uroporphyrinogen decarboxylase family protein; translation: MVYPLSEIENLEDAEKYPWPDPDLYDYSALPGLIDQCGGRAICCGYWALFTFHNYLRGLENSLMDPVLEPEMTRYILGRLSDFFYEYHRRCFEAGEGRIDFTQVTDDWGSQTGLLTSPEIFREFYKKDMQRGIDLAKSFNIKVFHHDDGDMRMLLPELVEMGIDILNPVQWRCGDWDLKELKEQYGGKLCFHSAVDNQETLPLGNPEDVKKQVQQLIKTLGSDSTGFILGPCHNLQPNTTVENILSLYETARSFQY